Part of the Halocatena marina genome is shown below.
AGGAGCGTTCCCTTGCTTCCCTTGCTTCCAGAAAGCCCGACGAGACAGCAAGGAGCGCGCAGGAGCCACCAATCAGCCAGTTATGGCCGACGGTGGCCAGCCAATCCTGACGGAACTCAAAGAAGGGCAGATCTTCACAGACAAGACCGGCACCCTCTGGAAACTCGAACAGCGAGTTGAGCCGGTTGATCTCGCTGATGATGGGACCGAAGTCGCATGTGTACGGCTTGAGCCAGCTGACGGAGACGGAAAACGACAGATCAGCTGTGAGACATTCCCTGGGATAGTCAACGATCCAGACGGCAGATACACGCTTGTTAGCGAGCCAGAGATCGTGGAGGTGAGCGACTGATGGCCACGACGTGGTGTCCGGCGTGCAACCATCAAACCGTCCTTACCATCCATAAAACGGACCTGTCTGTTGAAGTCTGCAAGAGAGATGACTGCAACCATAGGAAAATCCTATGAAGCTCACTGGTCACATATGTCCGGATTGTCTGTCAAATAAAGTGAGCGGCAGGGTAGGAGAAACCGAAGTTAAAATAGTTTGTATGGATTGTGGTTTTGAGGGAACTGCCCCAAGAAACGACTGAAAGATAGAGTCGATTCACACTTTCTTTCTCATTTGCTTCGGGATTCAGAGGCTATCGATTGCCTCTGGCCTTATGTAACATCGGTGCCTTTATGGAGCAAGGAATGTTACATAAGGTTGAGGATGACGAGCGAAAACTCACCGACTGCTCCCGATTCACTCCCGAAGTATCTCGAAGAAGGAATGCAGAAACAAGACGGCGAGACGCTCACCGACATGATCGCGTACGCCGAGGAGCTGATCGAGTGGCAGCAACGACCGGTCGACCCTGATGACCTCCCTGACGGAGCTGAGCCGGTCGAGGACGAGAGCAGCAAAAACGGAACAGTCGTCAAGGAAATGGTCACGTGTGGAGACGAGACATGCAGCTGTATGACCGACGACGAGCTACATGGCCCGTATAAATATCGATATTTCTACAGAAAAGGCAAACTCACATCGGAATATCTCGGAAAAGCCTAGGTATCCCTTCCGCCTTATGTAATGATGCGCCCGAACACACCCCTCCACAGATTACATAAGGTCGGAATCGAATCGCCGAAACCGAAACGAGAGAATGCCTCACGGAAGGATTGCCGGACTGGGTGGAGCGTCGATTTTTGAAACCCTCAATAGCGGGTTATCAGCCCGGACAAAGGCATGAGACCTGATGATTCCAAACGGTACCATAGCGTTTCCATCTGACCTAAGCGCATCGGCGAGTCGGTTTTTAATGCGATCGAGGCCACGTCGAGGTCGAGCTGTTGGAGCACTCAGATCATTGACCGTAAGATATGCTTCTGGGATGTCTCGACGGGCAATAGTCGGGATTATATCGTTCACAACCTCTCCGTCAACGCTTCGAACGTATTCGATCACTTCAGATTGCAACCTTTTGATATTGAATTCCGGACGGATCGTTACTAGGACATGCGTTTCATCACCAAACTGCTCGACTTGATCACGAGTGATTCCAATCTCTGCTGGTTTGGTCAGATCAACGGGTGCGAGACGGGATTCCAGCGTCGATGGATCGACCTCAGTGGGAACAGCGACGGTTGGGAAGAGCACTAGATCTGGTTCATCGATCAAAAACCGATCATCCGCAAGTGACTCGATGTCTGTTTCTGCTGCAAAATCTGGAGGGAGCTGCTCAGCGATTGATTCGGCAACTTCATACTCAAGCGAGATTCGGTAGAATGTTCTCGGATCAGACATCCACTCTGATCGATATCTCTCCGTGATTTTAACGTCCGCGTCACAGATCCGTCGTGATCGGACAACGAAATCGACGTAACCGGCATTTACCCCAGAAATCGACCTCTTAGAATCCATTTGATTACAAACTCCGGGCCGCTGCCCTCGGAAAAATCAAATCGATTGTGCGGTCTCTCTCGGCCTCTCAGGGCAAATGGATCTGAAACGGCTGAAAATCGGGGTTTCATCGCCGTATTTTTAAAGAATATGACACGAGGGTATCTTGATCGCCCGTCGACGAAGATCTCGTTAGTTGTCCCACGTGAATGAGAGTCTTGGTTAACGATCGGTCTTTGCGAGATGGTGGGTTTGACTACGGAGAGGTGGCTCTATCCCTAACCAACCTCCGTTCGCCAGCCACATCTGTACATCTGATGTGACCACGTCCCATCACCGTGTACCCCGATCCGCAGTCTGGGCAATCTTTGATAATCGTCGGTTCTGATGGACGTTTCGTCATTGCTCTTTCGTGCCTGTGAGTTGCTCGATGGCTTTCTTAGCCCGCTCAACGACGATGTCAGACGAATCTGGATACGTCGCGTAGTCCTCCAACCCCCGGACAATCCGCTCTCTTTCATATCCATCGTCGATCGTCGGAATGTTACCTGTCGATACGATGCGCTCGACCGCTTCGTCTGCTTTGTCGCTTGTCGTCATGTTGTTCACTGGCGGTTTGGATGGACGCCACCCAAACGCGGGAAGGGAGTCGAACCCTCCTGCTCCAACCGCGCTTAGAACTTGTTCACTGTTGATCGCTGCCGGAGACAGTGGTGTCGCTGGCGACCCACTCGCCTGTGTCTGCGGGTTCGTCGGTGTCTTCGTCGGTGCTATAGAACACGTGCCGACCGTCCTCGGTCAGAACCTCCTTCACATCGTTGCTCATCGGTCACCTCCCGCTGCGACACGCGGTCTCGCTGGTGTGAGCACGTCACGCTGTTCAGCCGCGAATCCGAAGCGCTGGCCGTACCCATGCGCAGACATGAGCACTGGATAAAACGAATCGCTAGCGACGATTTCCCGACCGTCGACGGTTGCAAACGTGGTTCCTTCCTCGACACGTTCGAAATTCTCGACGTCGTCGTCGATCTCATAAGAGTCGCCAGCTGGTTTCGGGATCTGCTGTTGCAGTTCGAAGACTGGCACTGCGCCCGCTGGAGCGTTCCGTTCGGCTAGCGCTCCAGTCGCGCTAAGAAATTCCCAGACGAGCTGTGTGGCGTTCTCTGCGGCTTGTTCAGATCCTTGCTTCCCACACTCGACTTCGATGATGCAGTCGGTGTGAGCGACGAGTGCGCTCTGAAATTCGTCACCGACCTCGATCACCGCGTCAAGCGAAAGCTGCGGACAGATCCAATCTGCGAGAGGTCCAGCCTTCTCGACGAGAGCAAACGGTTGCTCATGCGATTGCGTCGAATGCATCGAGAGGGTCGTACAGTCCTCTAGTTCCGTGAGGAGTGCCGCCGCGAGCCGTGGTTCGTACGTCTCGCTGCTCCGATCACCGGGGAACACCCGGTTCAAATCCCGCTCGATGTAGCGCACGCCTTGTCTGAGCGCACGCTCGTTGACGGTGATGCACTTGACCGGCCGCTTGAGGGCTGGGTCCGCTTCGAGGAGCGTCTCGATCGCGTGGACGCCACACGGTTCATCTCCGTGGACGGCTCCGACAATCGCAAGCTCCGGTTCTCCCTCCCCCAACTGCTCGACGTTCATAGCTTCGCCTCTTCTGCGTGTGACCAGCACAGATATTGTCCGTTGACCCACTCGACGCCATCAGTGCCGCAGTTTGGGTTATCGCAAGTGCGGAAATCGTTCATACGCCCGCACCTCCGCTGGAAACGTCGCAGGTGTCTTGTCCGTAGAACTCTTCTGTCGTGCCTCCGTTGGTGGAGGTGGCTTTCGTAGTTGACATGCTTCACGAGAAAGCCAGCGTCAGGGTGCTACTACACCCCGGCGCGATTCTCCAATTCTCCTGAGAACCACGCTTACTGACTTCCTCTACCTTCTGCTTATAGGCAGATAGTGATAAAACTTTCCCTTCTGCCAGTGAGCAGGAGGTTTATGTATTCGAGTCTTGTAGGGACCGTATGACAGACGAAGATAGAGAGCGCGCAGAAGGCGGCGAGTACGTCGAGACAGTCACGCCAGAGCGAGTCTTAGACGTGCTTAGACAGCAAGAACGGCCATTCATCACGACTACTGATGTGGCGGAGGCATTGGGATGTTCGACCGAGACTGCCCGCGTGAAGTTGGGGAAATTGGACGATAAGAACGGAAACGGTACCTTGCGGCGTGAAGATATCGGATCACGGACAGTTGTGTGGTGGCTTCCTAGCGAAAACGACGAATAGCCACCTTCTGCGTATAGACAGAAGGTTTATGCACATGGGTTTCGTAGATATAGGTGTGTTCGAGACATGACTTCGAACGACACTAATCGATTCGAGAGCGCAGACGGATCGCACGAGATCCGTGTAGAGGTCTCTGAAGATCGGAAACACATCAGCGGCCTCCTAAACGCAATGGAGAAGGCAGACAAGGAAGCCCACCGATCAGGGCGTCACGACGACCGACCGCTCGACGACTGTCCACTATGTCCGGAAGATACCGATGACAAGTGAGAATGAAATCATCAAGGTCGATCTACCGATAGAAGACTGCTATCCGGATGTTTTTGGGGAAGAGACAGAAGTCCCACCTCCAGACGAACGGGACGAGACGGACGAGGTCATTATCGAGATGACCGTCGATTCTAAACGGCGGGAGGTCCTTCGTGATCTCGCCGAAGACCGCCTCGACGAGGATGATCTCCCTGAGGCCGAAACGCTGCTATGGATCGATCAGGCCGAGGTGTACAGCCTCTGTGAAGGCCACTACCTCGAAAAGTGTGAGGGAGCATGGACCGGATTCACGGAGAATCCGAATTATGAGGAGCTTCGTCGAAAGATGAATGAGCGGCTGTCTCAGGGAGTTCCGTGTTCGTCCTGCCGCCGAGACCGGATTAACGAGTTGATGAAACAGATTGAGGACGAGCTTGAGATCTCGATCGAGGTGATCGAGGATGCCTCCTGAGCGCGAGACAGTCGTCGAATGGACGGACAAAACTGGGACGGTCTGGCGCGTCGAGCGTCGATACGACCGGAGCCGTCAGCAGTGGGAGTGTTCGATCGCCTCGAAGATCAGAGACACGTGGAGAGTGCGCGAGCGGATGGTTCTTGACGGGAAAGAAGCATTCGAGGGTAAGATTCCATTATAACAACCATCTGTTGATTCTCTAATAAAATTGCTGTGAGTCGGTCTGATTCTTATACTAACTTATAATATGAATAAATTATTTCATAGGAAAAATGGGGTAGTGAAATGAGATCGAATCAATGGGTCAAGATAGACGACAGTTTTTGATGAAAATAGGACAGACTTCTGTTATTGGAACAGCAGTGCTCTCTGGCTGTTTAAATCAAGATGATCCTTCAGCAGAGTCGCCGACTGCGACACGATCGAAGGCAGGAACGGAGCAACAGACGACAGCTACAGCAACATCAACGCCCACAGAAACGGTCACACCAACAGCAACATCGACGCCCACAGCAACAGAAACACCAACAGCAACGGAGACACCCACGGCAACGGAAACGCCCACATCTACGGAAACGCCGACTCCTAACCTACCAGTCCCCCTGAAACCGCTCACAACGTATTCGAGCGAAGAATACGGTTATCAAATTTCATATCCTGAACCGTGGACTGTTGACGAGAGGCGCAATAGCATCTCAATCAGGGACGAAGAATCGCTAGGAGACATCTTCGTTCAGGTTCAGGAACAAGCGGATTATATGTCCATATCGAAATGGAAAACGTTTCTCACAGGAGGGATGCCGATCAAGTATTATGACGAGACCGAAACCACGTACCAAGGTCATCGAGCGCTTCGACTTGACGTGAGGCATCTTCCTGTGATGGATGGTCCAAAATATCGGAGCAAAGGATTGATTCTGATCTGGAAAGACAAAGAACGAGTATGCCTCGTCAGAAGTGGGTTCAAGGTTTCTCCGGCAGATGATCCGCATTCGGACGAGACACCCGCCGAGCCAGCCTCAATTGAATGGACATCAACGGTCGACAAGGCTGCAACCCGTTTCCTCGAATCGTTTACGCTCGACGACTAGCGATTCTCAGACTATCTCCTCGACGGTCTCTGGCACCTCTCGTGAGCCCTCGATCAAGTTCTCGATGTGTCCGCGGAGCGGCTCGGGTGGCTCAGCAGCTAACATCCCAGCGATTCGCGTCCAGCGAAAGATTCCGTGGTCGTTCGGTTGTCTCGCGTCGACGAGCTGCTGATCGATCAGTATCGGATGCGTGCCGTCAGTTGCAGGCGAGAAGGCAAGCACGGAGACATCATCAGGAGAGGGCATCGAGACGCTCACAACGCCATTCGAGACCGTGAGCGACACGCTGATCAACGCCTCCTCGAAGCCTCGTGTTGGGGCTACGATCTCGTCGACGGCGTGATCGACGCACCGAGCAGCATCGATCACCCAATCCTCTGGCCACTCCTCGATCTGGAGCTGTGGATGATCGACGAGTCGCATTGCTTCGAGCAATACTGAGTCATCCGTCGAGATCTCCTTCGGACGCTGGTGATAATCGCACGCTACCCCTTCCCCCAACGTTGCAGCATGGAGCGCTTCGGCCAACTCCACTCGAATTAGATCAGTCATGCCACTGATGAGTGGTCAAAGACGGTTAAGCGTGGTCGGTTGCACCTTCTCCGCTTCGAAGTGTGGCTCTGGGCCCGCGATCTCTGATGCCTCCAAAGATCCCTATACATCATATGTCGCTATATGAATTCCAACACCTCGACTGGCTGCGATTTTCTTCGAACCTTATGTAATAGATGGTGGATGGGTTGTAGCCACGGGTTACATAAGGCTAAATCCGCCAGCGCTCGGTGCCGATCGAGGCAGAGACCACCATCGGAAACGGTGTAGAAGGAGTGTGTCAATCCAATAAAGAATAGCCGATGTCAAATATTGTCTCTGTTCGTGTCAGCAGTGTCGATATCGCGGATCAACCACTCAACTCGAAACGCGTATCGAGCGGCCATCTTCTCTAGCACTTCACGAGCACTAAGATCCTCAACGATAGCGGGCGAGGTCCACTGGCTTTGTGGGTCATGTGGGTCCGACCGAGTGAGCTCCTGATATGCAAATTCGGGATCTGGCGACGTTGGAGATTCGTGTCGATACGCTGAATACCGAGTGAACAGGTTAGCGAACTCCCACGCTGTCCGTTCGTCACTAAACGCTACTAGTTGTCTCGCAACCCCATATGCACCCTCATCATAGTGGACACTGAATGCGTTCGCGTTGTCACGATCAACTCCGTCTTTCGCGTATATTCCCGTTTCCCAAGATTCGATATACGAGGGCAGCACTTTGACCGATATACCCTCATACTCATACCCAAGTTCCGTGTCCGTCCACGCTTCGTGTGGTGAAACCATGCTATATCTCCTCACTCTTCAGTAAGCAGCTGCTTACGGATTGTGGATCATTCAGCAGATCTCTCACTGGTTGTGTACCGCTCTCGGTTCTTTTCGATCTTCTGAATTGTGCCCCGAGCAACATCGGTCGATCGCGCGAGACTCCGCTTGCTCGCCCCTTTATCGAGTTCGTCGAGGATGACGAGCGCTGTCTCGTAGTCTTCGTTCGGGGTGAGATAGCCCTCCGAGCCGACATCGAACCCGAACGGTGGCCGCCCGTGCCATTCCCCCTGCTCGCGCGCCGCAGCGATCCCCTCGCGGACGTTCTCGCGTTTGATCTCTGCCTCTAACTCCGCAAAGGTCGCAGCCACGGTCAGAAACGCACGCGTGTAGGGATCACTGTCTTCAGGATCGAGCGCAATCCCCATGTCGAGAATGTGCAGTCCCACCCCGTTCTCGTCCACGATCCGCTCGACGGTCGCGGAGAAGTCACGCACCGATCGGGAGATCCGGCTGACCTCCGACGCGATCACCTGCGAGATCTTCCCGTCCTCGATCGCGGCCATCAGCTCGCTGTAGCCCTCCCGGTTGGTGTTCGTTCCAGTCTGCTTGTCGACGAACATCTCGATATCGGCTGGCTCCACACCGAGTCGATCGGTCGCATACTCGCTGGTAATCTTTCGCTGTCGTGAAAGATCCTGTTTGGCTGTCGATACTCGACAATAGAGTGCAGTTGTTCCACTCATTCGTCCTACTTTGTGGCACCCCCGCCAATGACTTAAAACCACCCCCCTTTTGAGCAGACTGCTCAGAAACTATAGTTTTTGAGCAGGGGAAAGAATAGCAGAAGTAGTATGTGAGACTATTCTGATAGTAAAAGGTGTGGGACGGATTATTTACTTGGATGCAGACGGAGACCGCAGCGAAGTCACAGCAGATACGATCAAATATATTGACGATCACTGGAGATTCATTACAGACAAATACGAAGAAGATAATAAAGAGGTAACTAAGAGGAAATGGATTCCACGGGAGCGAGTTATTGAAGTTGAAACAAAGACAGAAAGGGAGAAGATATTCTAATTCCTTTGTGTCCTCTCTGCGACTGAAAATAGGGGGATGACAGCGGTACTCCTGTCTGAGGTAGGTGACATCTACATACCAACTGAAATCATATCTATGACTTACTCATCTTTATACATATCTAGATACATAGAATATAAAAAATAAGGAAAATATATCTGTTTGACGTATCATTATATGGTACAAAATCGTACGTATCTGTGTATGTCGCAGTTACCAGACACGCACACCGCCCCAACCGAAGGGGTACCATTACTCGAAGAAGAGGTAGTTCTCGAAAATATTCATCCAAGTTATCTGACATGGTGGAAGCCACTCCTAGCGACCGCCTTCCTTGCATTGATCGGAATTCCAGGAATGCTGGCGGGCAATTTAGGGGAAAGTCTCCCAATTGTCGCGCTGGCCGCTCTCATCGGTGGATATGTGTACATGTCACGCAAGAATAGCCGGTATGTTGTGACCAATGAGCGAGTCTACAAGAAATATGGATGGATTCGGCGTACCACGACCGAAGCTCGAATCGAAGATATCCACAGTCTGACGACTGATGAAACGATCCTGGGTCGGTTACTGAATGAAGGAGTCGTCCAAATTGACTCCACAGGGGCATCAGGACTCGTCGGATTGCCAGGGACCCGGAACCACGAACAGTTCGCAAATATAATCCGAGATCAGCAGCAGCAGTAGCTCACTGAGTGACGATTGACGACGAGTGACTATTTTTCTGAAAACTCGAGTCCTGAGAGTCGTCACTCGTACGCGAGAAGAAAACCGATCAGGAAGAACTATCGACACGTCTCGACACACCATCTCTGACGACTGAAATCTAGGGATGACAGCGGTACTCTTGTCGGGGTTAATAATCACCCAACTTAGAACGGGTTACGCGGGTGCTTTAACTAGGTCGCCACCGAAGCTGCGAACGGCGGAAAGATATTCGCCTTATCCGATGGCGAAAAAATGGGGATTCCCGACGTTGGCCTACAAGAACGTTGTGTCAACGTCGTGTGCTTCGAGCCATCTCATCCCCTCGGCCTTGGAGGAGAGGCGGATGTTGTCGCGTGCGCCACCTCCATAGGCTTCGAGGGGGCTTCCTGGCTCGGTGATCCAATCGCGGATTAGCTCTTCCGCTCGGCCTTCGTCGTGGCTGGCGACCCAGCCCTTGGCCGTGTCCACGGTGACTTTCCGCTTTCCGACATAGCCACCACGGACGAGCTTCCGCATGATTTTGACCTTGATTTCTTCGTCAGTTGCCATTTGGGCCTCCCCAATTACACTTACATACCATATCCCCTTATAGCTTTCCGTTTGAACGGACAGTACCATTCTTTTCTGCGAAAGGTATAAGATGACGGAGATAATACGATGTGGTATGAGCCAGACAGCAGCCGAGGAGGAAGCGACGTACGCCGACGGAACGACGCTCGTGAGCGTCCTAGGGACACCCGCACGGGTGCGCATCCTCGCGGTGCTCACGAGCGAGACTGACCGCGACCTAAACCCCACGGAGATCATGGAGGAGGCTGGGATTGGCAGCACCGCGTTCTACGAGCACATTGATGACCTCCGCGCGTGGGGACTGGTCGAAAAGACACGCATGGCCGGAAACTCGCCCATGTTCCGGTTAAACATGGACAGCGAAGCCGCACAGCACCTCGGAAAGTTCGAATGGGAACTCGTCAAGCACTCAATTGAAAAGGAGGAAGCGGGCGAACTCGACGAGAACGAACAACCCATCCTTTCCGAGGAATAGCGACCGTGCTCCGTGCTGATCGGCGCACACAATCCCTGTTTTCTGAAGACTCACGATAGTCGTCATTCTTTGAAGTCGACATTCATGTCGCTTGTGCGCGTTGTTAGAACTTCGACAGGGCGTAAACCACCACGCCCGAGAGCAGCCGGTATCTTTAAATGGTAACAATACGTGGCCATCATACAGCCTAAGGTAGCTAAGGATGATGAGTATGATGATCATATTCAGCAACCTAAGTAACCTAAGGTGACTAAGGAACCTAACCATGTCCGAAAACATCGAACCACGAGCGGTGAATTGTGCGATATTAAAAGGCGGAGTAGGCAAGAGCACGATATCAGTCAACGTCACAGAGCGCCTCGCAGCCCGCGGACACGACGTGCTATTCGTCGATCTCGAACCGAATGGCCACGCGAGTGTAGGTCTCGGATTCGGGGAGCAATACAAGGACGAAGACAGCGATGATATCGGAGATGTGCTCCTTGATGATGGTGATGCATCACCTCAAGACGTCATCTGCGAGACAGATTTTGGATTCGATATCTTGCCATCGACGAAACGGCTGGAAACGATTGAGAAACTGGTCGAATCCTCGAATTTTGCTGACGTTCGACTGCGCAACCACGTCGTCGATCCACTACTCGGGACGGACTACGATTTTATCCTCACAGATCCCCCTGCATATCGGGGGAAGATTACGAACAATGCACATGTCGCAACACAAAATCTTATTGTGCCACTCACGAGCGGCGGCGGCTCGGTCGAAGGTTTCCAGCGGATGATGGAGCGCCAAGTCACTCCATTGCGAAAACAAATCGGGCTCGATATCCTTGCGATCGTGCCCAACAGAATCAACGCTCGAATCGATCACCACAACAACGACCGCAAGCTTGTCGAGAGATTGAACAGGGACTTCGCGGACAAGCTCCCCGAGTTCTCGCGTGTCGATTTCGAAGCTGTCGATAATGGAGTCTTCAACGGAGACTTGCCGAAGCCAGGGATTCGGAAAGACGATAAAATTTCGAAGGCATACAGCGAGCGCAAGCCACTCGCAGCGTACGACCCCGAGAACGACCAACTAAAGCGATTCGACGAGTTAGCTGATATCGTCGAGAACGGAGGGGTGGCTCAATGAGCGATGACGACCCATTCGGAGACATCAACGCGCAGTTAGAGGAGACAGAGGAACTGAATAAGAAAGCTAAGGATACTGATGATGCGGAGGGAAATAAGGATGATGAGCAACCTCAGGATACTGAGGATACTAACTATGATGAGGGTGATAAGGGTAATAAGCAACCTCAGGAGCCTATCGACAACGATGAGGATGCTAATGACACTGATCATGATGAGGATGCTTGTCATGATGAGCAACCTCAGGATGCTGAGGATAGTCAGTATGATGAGGAGCATAAGCATGATGAGCATGCCCCACCGTTTGCGTTCAGCGAGAGTGAGCAAGGACCGATCTACCCACATGAAGATCGTTGGGAGGAGTGGGCTGACGCAAAATGGGAGATTAAGAGCTATCTCCGAGAAAACGGCTTACGGGAGATTCACGGAAGAGAAATCGATGATGCACTCTTGCTGCTCGCAATCGAATCATCAGAAGAAATTGGGGATATCATCCTAGACGCGCGCGGCTACGACTTGAACTGAGAACCGACATCGTCATTCTAATTCTGAACACTCTAACTATCGAGTATAGCAAGCTGTCCCTTCTCAGCCTGTTAGTTTACCACCGACAAGCCTCTTCAGCTGCTACTACGGAGTGGACCAAGGTCAGGGAAGTAAGCATCCCGCAACATCAATACCGATCACGTTCAGGAATACGGGAACGAAGAAAATGGGGAAAATTGCAGCGACAATCGAGTAAACCCCGCCCTTTGCTTTCTGACGACCGTACGGATCGACTGCATCCGTCCGTCGAATACCGTCACTTCCGACGATTTCAGGCTTTCCAACGATGTCAAGACCGACTATCATTCGAATTAATCCCTTCAGAATGAGGTACATCGACAGTAGACCAAAGCCGACGACGGTCAATTGCGAGATATTGAATCCTCCACTACACAACACCTGTTCGGCCTCCGAAACGCCGACCTGCGTGAGCACTGGATCGATCATCGACGGAACAAGAAGCGAACCCGATCCGCCCACCGAGAGCACGAGATCGTGCCGTCCCGAACTCATCATTACATCCACAACCGCCTCAAGACCTGTCTTCGTCATAATTATCTATCCAATCACACACACACACAAACAACAAAAATCACATGCAAGTGGAGCTTAGATACATCACTCTTCGGTGTCAGGATTCAACGATTCTAGTTCCTCCTCGTCCATCTCCCCACGAACATAGCGCATACCGAGATCAGTAATAATATAGGTTCGATTGCGCTGTTCCAATAGCCCCGATTCTGTCAATACTTTGATTCTACGGTTGGCATGGCCCTCACTGATCGAAACGTTTCTCCCCGCTGCCCCTGGACCGCACTCGAATTTTCCATGCTGGTGCTCCCCATAGAACCGCAATATTGATCTGTCCGCACGATGAAACCATGACGCTGTCGGGAGCATATTGTCCTTAGATCAGGGCGATAGATGGTAAGCGATTGGCTTCAGCCCATTAGATCCTTGTAGAGGAATCTCAGGTTGCTCTGTAGAGATATAGTTTTATTACCGAGGACATAGAAGCATCTCTCAACGCGATAATCTCCATCCCGTAAAAGGGAGGATTACCCGGCAACAGTCTGGCAGGACCCCCGGGCAATCCACGATGCGCTGTCCCCACAGCGCGTACATCAACGATCTCGTTCCGCCCTATAAGGCTTTTCGCCTCTCGGAACGATCCCGTCACCCTTAGTTTTTGTACGTGCTGTGGTTCAGCCGTCGTCGATTGTCGCCACCTGTCATGACAATCCATGACAATGGAATCAAAGCAGTGGACGACGAATGATGAATTGAGCGCTGAAAACCTTAGTCGTTCGGCTCGGGACGACTCTGAAGAAAAACGACGGCAAAACCACGCTCTCGATGGATCTGCGCCGACTGAGAGGTGGTCAGCGTGACCGTCGAAATCGAGAATCGCAGAGGGATCGGGGCGTGCATCATCGAGGATGCCGACGATCTCGAGCAATTCACCTTCGAACCGGGCGAGGAAATCCGCCGACTAACGCCTCCGACCGATTCAGACGAAATATGGCTCGTGGGATCGCGCTCGTGGGCCTATCGCGTCTCGTGGATTCGCGGCCGTGATGACCCAC
Proteins encoded:
- a CDS encoding PH domain-containing protein, with the protein product MSQLPDTHTAPTEGVPLLEEEVVLENIHPSYLTWWKPLLATAFLALIGIPGMLAGNLGESLPIVALAALIGGYVYMSRKNSRYVVTNERVYKKYGWIRRTTTEARIEDIHSLTTDETILGRLLNEGVVQIDSTGASGLVGLPGTRNHEQFANIIRDQQQQ
- a CDS encoding ParA family protein; this translates as MSENIEPRAVNCAILKGGVGKSTISVNVTERLAARGHDVLFVDLEPNGHASVGLGFGEQYKDEDSDDIGDVLLDDGDASPQDVICETDFGFDILPSTKRLETIEKLVESSNFADVRLRNHVVDPLLGTDYDFILTDPPAYRGKITNNAHVATQNLIVPLTSGGGSVEGFQRMMERQVTPLRKQIGLDILAIVPNRINARIDHHNNDRKLVERLNRDFADKLPEFSRVDFEAVDNGVFNGDLPKPGIRKDDKISKAYSERKPLAAYDPENDQLKRFDELADIVENGGVAQ
- a CDS encoding winged helix-turn-helix domain-containing protein, translating into MSQTAAEEEATYADGTTLVSVLGTPARVRILAVLTSETDRDLNPTEIMEEAGIGSTAFYEHIDDLRAWGLVEKTRMAGNSPMFRLNMDSEAAQHLGKFEWELVKHSIEKEEAGELDENEQPILSEE
- a CDS encoding succinylglutamate desuccinylase/aspartoacylase family protein, whose product is MNVEQLGEGEPELAIVGAVHGDEPCGVHAIETLLEADPALKRPVKCITVNERALRQGVRYIERDLNRVFPGDRSSETYEPRLAAALLTELEDCTTLSMHSTQSHEQPFALVEKAGPLADWICPQLSLDAVIEVGDEFQSALVAHTDCIIEVECGKQGSEQAAENATQLVWEFLSATGALAERNAPAGAVPVFELQQQIPKPAGDSYEIDDDVENFERVEEGTTFATVDGREIVASDSFYPVLMSAHGYGQRFGFAAEQRDVLTPARPRVAAGGDR
- a CDS encoding winged helix-turn-helix domain-containing protein — encoded protein: MRFYGEHQHGKFECGPGAAGRNVSISEGHANRRIKVLTESGLLEQRNRTYIITDLGMRYVRGEMDEEELESLNPDTEE
- a CDS encoding DUF6788 family protein — its product is MTSENSPTAPDSLPKYLEEGMQKQDGETLTDMIAYAEELIEWQQRPVDPDDLPDGAEPVEDESSKNGTVVKEMVTCGDETCSCMTDDELHGPYKYRYFYRKGKLTSEYLGKA
- a CDS encoding recombinase family protein, which gives rise to MSGTTALYCRVSTAKQDLSRQRKITSEYATDRLGVEPADIEMFVDKQTGTNTNREGYSELMAAIEDGKISQVIASEVSRISRSVRDFSATVERIVDENGVGLHILDMGIALDPEDSDPYTRAFLTVAATFAELEAEIKRENVREGIAAAREQGEWHGRPPFGFDVGSEGYLTPNEDYETALVILDELDKGASKRSLARSTDVARGTIQKIEKNRERYTTSERSAE